GAGACTGAGGAAAAATTATCCAAGCAGTCATCCTAGTAACAGGAGAAACCTTTCCCCGAAGGTGCGGGCAAGCAATCCGCCACGTGAATTTAACGACAAGGTAATTTGCCGGGCGGCTGTGCGTATCGATCCGGAACGCGCGTTTTAATCAAACGATGTAATTCCACTCAAACAAAAAACAGAAATGGTGAAGACATACAAGCTGCTTGCATATCTAGTTGTGATTATTTTTCTCGCCTCCTGCGGGTCTTCTGATGAAGAGGAGATAAATCTGCTTTTGGACAAGAGAGTCAGGTCCTTTCAGCTAAAAGACCCTGAAATGTATTCTGAGTGTATACACGAAGATTACAGGGCAACTTCAGGGGAAAAAGTTGTTGACAAGCACGAGCTGGTAAGCAGGTTCAAGGACCAGGTATCCACCATTGACACGGTATCATTCGGCGAATCCGAAAGATACATATACATCAACGGGACAGACGCAAGGGTAATGATGCTCTCTTCGATTGACGTAAAGATAGGTAGTTATTCAATGACATATAAAGCCAGAGAGGTTATTAACTTATCGAAAGTACTGGGGAAGTGGAGAATAACCAAGGAGTCTATGCTTAACTTGCTCAGCGGAACTATGATTCTTGATAACTAAGAACTAGCCGAATTTCTTTTCAATATCTTCCTGCTCTTCCTTACACTCTATGCAAAGAGTAGTCTCCGGTCTTGCAATCAGTCTCTGCTCCGAGATCTCCTCTTCACACACCTCACAGATTCCGTAAGAACCATTCTCAAGTCTAACGAGCGCGTCGCGTATTTTCCGAAGCAGCTTTCTCTCCCTGTCCCTTTCCCGCAGTTCAAGAACCCTGTTCGACTCGGATAGCGCCCTGTCAAGTGGATCTGGGAAAGAATTGGACCCCTTACTCATCCTATCAACAGTATCATAGGCAATGCCCAGTATATCGGACATCTTCTGAATCAGGATGGTTCTTACCGTCTCCCTGGTTTCTGCCTTCATGGAGAATATTATATATACCTACGTTTTTTTGTAAATTTGACGAAACGCGACAAATACAATTAATTATCCGCCATGGCGAGAATGAAGAGACTTACGATTGAGTTGCCGGGAGAAATGGCTGCACTTGTTTCAGATCTGCTCTTGGGTCTTGAAGCCGGAGGCGTTAGCGAGGAGCAAAGAGACCACGAAGAACCGTTAATTCATGCGTATTTCAAGGAAGAAATGGACATTGCGGGAATCATAACAACCGTAAGGGAGTTCTCTATGCTTTTTAGCGAAAACGCCGAGGCGGTCCGGTTCACCACCCGATACATAAATCAAGCAGACTGGGAAGGTTGGAAATCCTATTTGAAACCGGTAAGGGCGAGTCGTCGAATAGTTATCAAACCTCCATGGGAAAAACAATACAAGGCGGAGCGGGGAACCAAGGTAGTTGAAATAAACCCGGGAAACGCCTTTGGCACGGGACATCATGAAACAACAAGAATATGCGTAAGTTATCTGGACGAAATTATCGAAAAATCCCCTGGGTGTTCTGTTTTTGACGTGGGATGCGGGAGCGGTATTCTGGGTATCTGCTCAATCAAACTGGGAGCATACATTTCGTTTTGCGCAGACATTGATTTCAAGGCCGCAAAAGAAACTATCTCGAATTCCGCAAGGAACGCGACTTCCGACAAGGTAAAAGTCTGGTGTGGTTCTGCGGACTGTACACGGAAAAAATTCGACGTGGTTGTTTCTAACACATCCAAGGATACTCTTATTTCAATGAGGG
The window above is part of the Candidatus Dadabacteria bacterium genome. Proteins encoded here:
- the dksA gene encoding RNA polymerase-binding protein DksA, translated to MKAETRETVRTILIQKMSDILGIAYDTVDRMSKGSNSFPDPLDRALSESNRVLELRERDRERKLLRKIRDALVRLENGSYGICEVCEEEISEQRLIARPETTLCIECKEEQEDIEKKFG
- a CDS encoding methyltransferase; its protein translation is MARMKRLTIELPGEMAALVSDLLLGLEAGGVSEEQRDHEEPLIHAYFKEEMDIAGIITTVREFSMLFSENAEAVRFTTRYINQADWEGWKSYLKPVRASRRIVIKPPWEKQYKAERGTKVVEINPGNAFGTGHHETTRICVSYLDEIIEKSPGCSVFDVGCGSGILGICSIKLGAYISFCADIDFKAAKETISNSARNATSDKVKVWCGSADCTRKKFDVVVSNTSKDTLISMRESLKERLLPLGHLIVSGIQANEKREVAEIYGNSGYDIVSGKVEGGWAGLLLRLKKTRKPEK